The following coding sequences lie in one Lacerta agilis isolate rLacAgi1 chromosome 4, rLacAgi1.pri, whole genome shotgun sequence genomic window:
- the SMPX gene encoding small muscular protein, whose translation MSKQPASNVRSIQANINIPMGALLPGAGQPPKRKEYTEADESLPTPSEEEKKKVLPGAKKLPGPAVNLSEIQNVKSELKFVPRAEQE comes from the exons atgtcaaaacagCCAGCTTCGAATGTTAGAAGCATTCAG GCTAATATCAACATCCCAATGGGAGCCCTTTTACCTGGAGCAGGTCagccaccaaaaagaaaagaatatacTGAAGCTGATGAG AGCCTTCCAACTCCTtcagaagaggaaaagaaaaaggtgcTCCCAGGAGCCAAGAAATTACCTGGCCCAGCTGTAAACCTGTCAGAGATCCAGAATGTAAAGAGTGAGCTGAAATTTGTCCCAAGAGCTGAACAGGAATGA
- the KLHL34 gene encoding kelch-like protein 34 — translation MSYFLSYCKGHCGSVLSQYQTLRSEGLLCDILLKVKENEFPAHKSLLACSSDYFRAMFKSYTKESKAAIVHLQVISATGLQHILDFIYTSWLPLSFASLEDTLEAATYLQVSEAIVLCSQYLANNLTLENCCFSANVAARFYLPDALSAVEKYLIFNFWKLLDLDFAELLELNFRSLKAIVECSDLPMVKESNLLDLLLKWLKYDKLRLTYTTTLLEHIRYGLIPVENLRKVYTQSEVPLTAPIKCLIIKAINYHSFIFRQPILQDKYSTLRNQKTRIILLGGMIQHEGPSRDVVAFDVYNHKWQILTQVQDRLQNHCVCTVGNFLYVLGGEIEDLQSETKSPTLTVTNKVHRYDPRFNKWILINGMLEKRCHFSCCILENTIIAIGGQGEDGSLHSSVEAYNISRDTWTKVRDLPCKMHGHAGTVCKSNIYISGGKCTNQSNTSKDLYSLSTLEGQWKKQAPMSIARFGHQMATIRDCIFTFLGLYEPFSEIEKYDPDQNQWTRLRPLVYDRFSYGLAVVEETALLIGGKKWQDSQEIPTQDVVGYDIDNDCWEEICKASLPWYGLQCAVLELSELLDAKDVQQQKRLTV, via the coding sequence ATGAGTTACTTTCTGTCCTACTGCAAAGGACATTGTGGTTCTGTGTTGTCTCAGTACCAAACCCTCCGCAGCGAAGGCTTGTTGTGTGACATTTTGTTGAAGGTGAAAGAAAATGAGTTCCCTGCTCACAAGTCTTTGCTGGCCTGTTCCAGTGATTACTTCAGGGCCATGTTCAAGAGTTATACCAAAGAATCAAAGGCTGCCATCGTTCACCTGCAAGTTATCTCAGCCACTGGTTTGCAACACATTCTGGATTTCATTTATACTTCTTGGTTGCCTTTGTCTTTTGCCAGCCTGGAAGACACTTTGGAAGCTGCTACCTACCTGCAAGTGTCTGAGGCAATTGTCTTGTGCAGCCAATATTTGGCTAACAATCTTACCCTAGAGAACTGCTGCTTTTCTGCCAATGTTGCTGCAAGATTCTATCTTCCAGATGctttatcagctgtagaaaaatATCTCATTTTTAATTTCTGGAAACTCCTAGACCTTGATTTTGCAGAACTGctagaactgaatttcagatctTTGAAGGCAATAGTTGAATGTTCAGATCTGCCTATGGTGAAAGAATCTAATTTGCTAGATCTATTGCTGAAGTGGCTTAAGTATGATAAATTGAGGCTGACATATACAACTACCTTATTGGAACACATACGATATGGTCTTATTCCTGTGGAAAATCTGAGAAAAGTCTACACTCAATCAGAAGTGCCTCTAACAGCCCCCATAAAATGCTTAATCATAAAAGCAATAAACTACCACTCATTCATCTTTAGGCAACCTATCCTACAGGATAAGTACAGCACACTGAGAAACCAGAAGACGCGGATTATCCTGCTTGGAGGTATGATTCAACATGAAGGGCCCAGCAGGGATGTGGTGGCTTTTGATGTTTACAATCACAAATGGCAGATTTTAACACAGGTGCAGGATCGACTACAAAATCACTGTGTGTGTACAGTTGGAAACTTTCTCTATGTGCTAGGTGGAGAAATAGAAGATTTGCAAAGTGAAACAAAAAGTCCCACTTTAACAGTGACAAACAAAGTCCATCGCTATGATCCCAGATTTAACAAGTGGATTCTAATCAACGGGATGCTAGAAAAAAGATGCCACTTTTCTTGTTGCATCCTAGAAAACACCATTATTGCAATTGGCGGTCAAGGTGAGGATGGATCATTACATTCATCTGTCGAAGCCTACAACATTAGCCGAGACACATGGACAAAAGTTCGAGATTTGCCATGCAAAATGCATGGTCATGCTGGCACTGTTTGCAAGAGTAACATTTATATATCGGGTGGCAAATGCACAAATCAAAGTAACACAAGTAAGGATTTGTACTCTTTGAGTACACTAGAAGGGCAATGGAAAAAGCAAGCCCCCATGAGCATTGCCCGGTTTGGGCATCAGATGGCCACCATAAGAGATTGCATCTTTACATTTTTAGGCCTTTATGAACCATTCTCTGAAATTGAAAAATATGATCCTGACCAAAATCAATGGACTCGTCTAAGGCCATTGGTCTATGATCGATTTAGTTATGGTTTGGCAGTAGTGGAGGAAACTGCCCTTCTCATTGGGGGGAAGAAGTGGCAAGATTCtcaggagattccaactcaggATGTGGTGGGCTATGATATAGACAATGACTGTTGGGAAGAAATATGCAAAGCTTCGTTGCCTTGGTATGGATTGCAGTGTGCCGTGCTAGAGCTTTCTGAATTACTAGATGCTAAAGACGTTCAACAACAAAAGAGACTAACTGTTTAG